A region from the Brassica napus cultivar Da-Ae chromosome C8, Da-Ae, whole genome shotgun sequence genome encodes:
- the LOC106385428 gene encoding 26S proteasome non-ATPase regulatory subunit 2 homolog A-like translates to MASGPDPNSFGDGAKRDEATTKVPSKDPKKKDDKKEEDLSEEDLKLKQNLELYVERVQDPNPELQKAALESMRQEIRALTSSMTLLYRMPKRLSWMELGGSQRFLWLVMLLMWRRCVYWLN, encoded by the exons ATGGCTTCAGGTCCAGATCCGAACAGCTTTGGTGATGGTGCGAAGCGGGATGAAGCTACGACCAAGGTTCCTTCTAAGGATCCCAAGAAGAAGGATGATAAGAAAGAGGAAGATCTG TCTGAAGAGGATTTGAAACTGAAGCAGAACCTGGAGCTCTATGTTGAGAGGGTTCAAGACCCTAATCCTGAACTGCAGAAGGCTGCTCTCGAAAGCATGAG GCAGGAGATCCGTGCCTTAACAAGCTCCATGACGTTGTTATACCGGATGCCAAAGAGGTTGTCATGGATGGAACTTGGAGGTTCTCAAAGGTTTTTGTGGTTAGTGATGCTACTGATGTGGAGACGTTGTGTCTACTGGCTGAACTGA
- the LOC106388174 gene encoding high mobility group B protein 1-like: MKTAKGKGKAKTTKEALKPVDDRRVGKRKAPAEKPSKREKKAKKDPNKPKRAPSAFFVFLEDFRQTFKKENPDVKAVSAVGKAGGQKWKSMSQAEKAPYEEQAAKRKAEYEKQMDAYNKSLEEGSDESENSLSEVNDEDEASEEEEKVEKGKAGEDDDDDDDDDDDDDDEEDEEEED, from the exons ATGAAGACAGCAAAGGGGAAAGGTAAAGCTAAGACCACTAAGGAAGCCTTGAAGCCAGTTGATGACAG AAGGGTGGGAAAGAGGAAGGCACCGGCTGAGAAGCCTAGCAAGCGGGAGAAGAAGGCCAAGAAGGACCCTAACAAACCCAAAAGAGCTCCTAGTGCCTTCTTTGTCTTCCT gGAAGATTTTAGGCAAACGTTTAAGAAAGAGAATCCAGATGTGAAGGCTGTCTCTGCT GTTGGGAAAGCTGGAGGGCAGAAATGGAAGTCAATGTCTCAGGCC GAAAAAGCTCCATATGAAGAGCAAGCTGCAAAGAGGAAAGCTGAATACGAAAAGCAAATGGATGCATACAACAAAAGCCTG GAGGAAGGGAGTGATGAATCTGAAAATTCTCTATCCGAAGtgaatgatgaagatgaagctaGTGAGGAG gaagagaaggtggagaagggAAAGGCAGGTGAggacgacgatgatgatgatgatgatgatgatgatgatgatgatgaagaagacgaggaggaagaagactaa
- the LOC106383950 gene encoding calcium-dependent protein kinase 13-like, giving the protein MGNCCRSPAAVAREDVKSNYFGHDHPRKDSTNGKKSAPIRVLTDVPKENIEDRYLLDRELGRGEFGVTYLCIERTTRDLLACKSISKRKLRTAVDIEDVKREVAIMKHLPKSSSIVTLKEACEDDAAVHLVMELCEGGELFDRIVARGHYTERAAAGVTKTIVEVVQLCHKHGVIHRDLKPENFLFANKKENSPLKAIDFGLSIFFKPGEKFSEIVGSPYYMAPEVLKRSYGPEIDIWSAGVILYILLCGVPPFWAESEQGVAQAILRGIIDFKREPWPNISETAKSLVRQMLEPDPKRRLTAKQVLEHPWIQNAKKAPNVPLGDVVKSRLKQFSVMNRFKRKALRVIAEFLSSQEVEDIKEMFNKMDTDKDGIVTIEELKAGLRDFGTQLAESEVQMLIEAVDTKGKGTLDYGEFVAVSLHLQKVANDEHLRKAFSYFDKDGNGYILPEELCEALKEDGGDDCVDVANDIFQEVDTDKDGRISYEEFAAMMKTGTDWRKASRHYSRGRFNSLSIKLMKDGSLNLGNE; this is encoded by the exons ATGGGGAACTGTTGCAGATCTCCCGCAGCTGTAGCTAGAGAAGACGTAAAATCCAACTACTTCGGCCACGATCACCCTCGTAAAGACTCCACCAACGGCAAAAAATCAGCTCCGATTCGAGTCCTCACGGACGTCCCCAAGGAGAACATCGAGGACCGGTACTTGCTCGACAGAGAGCTCGGACGCGGCGAGTTCGGCGTCACCTACCTCTGCATCGAGAGAACCACGCGGGACCTCCTCGCGTGCAAGTCGATCTCGAAGAGGAAGCTCAGGACCGCCGTGGATATCGAGGACGTGAAGAGGGAAGTGGCGATTATGAAGCATCTGCCCAAGAGCTCGAGTATCGTTACTCTCAAGGAGGCTTGTGAGGACGATGCCGCTGTGCATTTGGTGATGGAGCTTTGTGAAGGTGGCGAGCTTTTCGATCGGATTGTGGCGAGGGGGCATTACACGGAGCGCGCTGCCGCGGGGGTTACGAAGACGATCGTTGAGGTTGTGCAGTTGTGTCACAAGCATGGGGTGATTCATAGAGATTTGAAGCCGGAGAACTTTTTGTTTGCTAATAAGAAGGAGAACTCGCCGCTTAAGGCTATTGACTTTGGATTGTCGATTTTCTTCAAGCCAG GTGAGAAGTTCTCGGAGATAGTTGGGAGTCCATATTACATGGCACCTGAGGTGCTAAAGCGGAGCTATGGTCCAGAAATAGATATTTGGAGTGCTGGAGTCATTCTTTATATCCTGCTCTGTGGAGTTCCTCCATTCTGGGCAG AGTCGGAACAGGGAGTTGCTCAGGCTATTTTACGTGGGATAATTGATTTTAAGAGAGAACCGTGGCCAAACATTTCGGAGACTGCTAAGAGTCTTGTCAGACAAATGTTAGAGCCTGATCCAAAGCGCCGCCTGACTGCAAAGCAAGTGCTTG AGCACCCGTGGATTCAAAACGCCAAGAAAGCTCCAAATGTCCCTCTTGGAGATGTTGTCAAGTCCAGATTAAAGCAATTTTCAGTGATGAACAGATTCAAGAGAAAAGCCCTGAGG gttattgccgaaTTCTTATCTTCCCAAGAAGTAGAAGACATCAAAGAGATGTTCAACAAGATGGATACTGATAAAGATGGTATTGTTACCATCGAGGAGTTGAAAGCTGGACTTCGAGATTTTGGTACACAGCTAGCTGAATCAGAAGTGCAGATGCTTATTGAAGCG GTGGATACTAAAGGGAAAGGAACACTAGACTATGGAGAGTTTGTTGCAGTCTCTCTCCACCTGCAAAAGGTAGCAAACGATGAGCATCTCCGCAAAGCATTCTCGTACTTTGACAAGGATGGAAATGGGTACATTTTACCCGAGGAGCTTTGTGAGGCCTTAAAGGAAGATGGAGGGGATGACTGTGTGGATGTCGCCAATGATATATTCCAAGAAGTTGACACGGACAAG GATGGGAGAATAAGCTACGAAGAGTTTGCGGCAATGATGAAAACAGGAACGGATTGGAGAAAGGCGTCTCGTCATTACTCGAGAGGGAGATTCAATAGCCTAAGCATCAAGCTAATGAAGGACGGATCTTTGAACCTAGGCAACGAATAG
- the LOC106383947 gene encoding zinc finger BED domain-containing protein RICESLEEPER 2-like translates to MIIGFKNVDDHKGSTTARVLVDCLAEWDIKRVFCITVDNATANTSAMKKFKEEFMNQGEDALEGLNEVDDSVTAIRNGIQYVRSSTNRLKSFEFQVDTSKMTRGSLPLDVKTRWNSTYLMLDQAIKFMAAFEKMEAEDKPYIDYFMELESGKKRIEPASTTDWEEAERLVHFLVIFYNLTLMLSATKGITSHKIYNEIVTITRNVSKISSAPGDDETLRLKALTMMGKLRKYWNPFSEVSEFETTKSKSCKMNKLLIVVTVFDPRKKMNFANLFFEKLYGKESIDYNLLSESITDIMKRLYDEYS, encoded by the exons ATGATAATAGGATTCAAGAATGTGGATGATCATAAAGGGTCTACAACTGCGAGAGTTCTTGTGGATTGTTTAGCAGAGTGGGATATTAAAAGAGTCTTCTGCATCACAGTTGATAATGCCACGGCTAACACATCAGCTATGAAGAAGTTCAAGGAAGAATTCATGAACCAAGGAGAAGATGCATTG GAAGGTTTAAATGAGGTTGATGATAGCGTGACTGCCATTCGGAATGGTATTCAGTACGTGAGGTCTTCAACCAACAGACTGAAGTCTTTTGAGTTTCAGGTTGATACAAGTAAGATGACTAGAGGAAGCCTTCCGTTAGATGTCAAGACAAGATGGAACTCGACGTATCTGATGCTAGACCAAGCAATCAAATTCATGGCAGCATTCGAGAAGATGGAGGCTGAGGACAAACCATACATTGACTACTTTATGGAGCTTGAAAGTGGGAAAAAGAGGATTGAACCGGCGTCTACAACCGATTGGGAAGAAGCTGAGAGGTTGGTACACTTTCTTGTCATATTTTACAATTTAACTTTGATGCTCTCAGCTACAAAGGGCATTACGTCGCACAAGATCTACAATGAGATTGTCACCATCACTAGGAACGTCAGTAAGATAAGCTCTGCACCAGGCGATGATGAAACACTACGGTTAAAAGCTTTGACGATGATGGGGAAGCTAAGGAAGTACTGGAATCCATTTTCGGAAGTATCTGAGTTTGAGACTACTAAGTCAAAGAGCTGTAAGATGAATAAGCTTTTGATTGTTGTTACTGTTTTTGAcccaagaaagaagatgaacttTGCTAACCTCTTCTTTGAGAAGCTCTATGGAAAAGAAAGCATCGACTATAATCTGCTTTCTGAATCCATTACGGATATCATGAAGCGCTTATATGATGAGTACAGTTGA
- the LOC106388173 gene encoding sulfate transporter 3.1-like (The RefSeq protein has 6 substitutions compared to this genomic sequence), whose translation MGTEDNTFPQGAEEPHRRHHAVEAPDPQPFLKSLQYSVKETLFPDDPFRQFKNQTTSRQVVLGLKYFLPILEWAPLYNFKLFKSDLIAGITIASLAIPQGISYAKLANLPPILGLYSSFVPPLVFAVLGSSKDLAVGTVAVGSLLTGAMLSKEVDAEKDPKLYLHLAFTATFFAGVLEASLGIFRLGFIVDFLSHATIVGFMGGAATVVSLQQLKGIFGLKHFTEATDVISVMRSVFSQTHQWRWESGVLGCCFLFFLLSTRYFSTKKPKFFWVAAMAPLTSVILGSLLVYFTHAERHGVQVIGDLKKGLNPLSVSDLVFTSPYMSTALKTGLITGIITLAEGIAVGRSFAMFKNYNIDGNKEMIAFGMMNIVGSFTSCYLTTGPFSRSAVNFNAGCKTAVSNIVMAIAVMFTLLFHTPFFHYTPLVVLSSIIMVAMLGLIDYQAAIHLWKVDKFDFFVCMSAYFGVVFGSVEIGLVVAVVISIARLLLFVSRPRTAVKGNIPNTMIYRNTDQYPYSRIVPGLLILEIDAPIYFANAGYLRERITRWVDEEEDRIKASGGNSLQYVILDMSAVGNIDTSGISMMEEIKKIMDRRELKLVLANPKGEVVKKLTRSKFIGENLGKEWMFLTVGEAVEACSFMLHTSKTEPASKEEPWNNV comes from the exons ATGGGAACGGAGGACAACACATTCCCTCAAGGAGCGGAGGAGCCACACCGCCGCCACCATGCGGTGGAGGCTCCGGAACCTCAGCCGTTCTTGAAGTCACTTCAGTATTCAGTGAAGGAAACTCTGTTTCCAGACGATCCTTTCAGACAGTTCAAGAACCAGACGACATCAAGACAAGTTGTACTAGGCCTCAAATACTTCTTGCCAATATTGGAATGGGCTCCACTCTACAATTTCAAGCTCTTTAAATCAGATCTCATCGCTGGAATCACCATCGCTAGCCTCGCCATCCCTCAGGGCATCAGTTACGCTAAACTCGCTAACTTGCCTCCCATTCTTGGCCTTT ACTCGAGTTTTGTTCCACCATTGGTGTACGCTGTACTGGGGAGTTCAAAGGATTTGGCGGTGGGAACGGTGGCGGTTGGATCTTTGTTGACAGGTGCCATGCTGAGCAAAGAAGTTGACGCTGAGAAAGATCCTAAGCTCTACCTTCATCTTGCTTTCACTGCCACGTTTTTCGCAGGCGTTCTCGAAGCCTCCCTCGGCATTTTCAG GTTAGGGTTCATAGTGGATTTTCTATCGCATGCAACGATAGTGGGATTCATGGGAGGAGCAGCGACGGTGGTGAGTCTGCAACAGCTTAAGGGTATTTTTGGACTTAAACATTTCACAGAAGCCACTGACGTTATTTCTGTCATGCGTTCAGTCTTCTCTCAAACTCACCAG TGGAGATGGGAGAGTGGCGTTCTCGGctgttgtttccttttcttcCTTCTTTCCACCAGATATTTC AGCACGAAAAAACCAAAATTCTTTTGGGTAGCTGCGATGGCTCCTTTGACCTCAGTGATTCTTGGAAGCCTCTTGGTTTACTTCACTCACGCGGAGAGACATGGTGTTCAAGTG ATAGGGGACCTGAAGAAAGGGTTGAACCCACTCTCTGTGTCTGATCTTGTCTTCACTTCGCCTTACATGTCAACAGCTCTCAAAACTGGCCTCATCACTGGGATCATTGCTCTTGCA GAAGGGATAGCTGTGGGAAGGAGCTTTGCCATGTTCAAGAACTACAACATAGACGGTAACAAAGAAATGATAGCGTTTGGAATGATGAACATCGTTGGTTCCTTCACATCTTGTTACCTCACAACTG GACCGTTTTCAAGATCGGCCGTGAACTTCAATGCGGGTTGCAAGACTGCCGTGTCCAACATAGTAATGGCCATTGCGGTTATGTTCACATTGCTCTTCCTCACGCCTTTTTTCTACTACACGCCCCTCGTCGTCCTCTCCTCCATCATCATGGTCGCAATGCTCGGACTCATCGActatcaagctgccatccatcTTTGGAAGGTTGACAAATTCGATTTCCTCGTCTGCATGAGCGCCTACTTTGGGGTCGTGTTTGGTAGTGTCGAGATCGGACTTGTTGTCGCA GTGGTAATATCGATAGCAAGGTTGTTGCTGTTCGTGTCGAGGCCGAGGACTGCGGTGAAAGGAAACATACCAAACACCATGATCTATAGGAACACTGACCAGTATCCTTACTCAAGAATTGTTCCTGGTCTTCTCATCCTGGAGATTGATGCTCCCATCTACTTTGCCAACGCTGGTTACTTGCGCGAGAG AATCACAAGGTGGGTCGATGAAGAGGAAGATAGGATCAAAGCATCAGGAGGAAATAGTTTACAATATGTTATACTCGATATGTCTg CTGTTGGTAATATCGACACGAGTGGTATAAGCATGATGGAGGAAATTAAGAAAATCATGGACAGAAGAGAGTTAAAG TTAGTATTGGCAAATCCAAAAGGAGAGGTCGTGAAGAAACTAACAAGATCCAAATTCATCGGTGAAAATTTGGGCAAAGAGTGGATGTTCTTAACAGTTGGAGAAGCCGTGGAAGCTTGTAGTTTCATGCTTCACACGTCAAAGACCGAACCGGCCTCCAAAGAAGAGCCTTGGAACAACGTTTAG